Sequence from the Syntrophorhabdaceae bacterium genome:
GCTCATGGCGCCGCCCTTCGTAAAAAGGGTCATGCCCCGGTTTCCTCTTGTGATGAGCAACGCCTTGAGATTCATGGAACTCATGATCTTTTTCCCCACAGCCTCAATGGGTGCTTCCTCATCAACACCGGCAAGCTCGTAAGCCTCGGATTCGTTCGGCGTGATCATGGAAAAACCTGTGAATTTCTTGAGACCGTACCGCGAATCGCCCACAACGGGCTTGCCCTTTGCGATGGTTCTCATATACTCGATGATCTTATTATCTACCACCCCGTGGCCGTAGTCGGAAACAATGAAGGCGTCTGCCCTGGGACCGATCTCAACCAGTTTCGCCATGAGTTGCGCTTTTTCGGAGCGAGTGCACGGTCTGTTCTCATCCTTATCAATCCTGATGACCTGCTGTTTGGATGTGTGGGTATCCCCGGCAAGTATTCTTGTTTTAGTGACCGTATCACCGTCTACCCGGATAATACCACTCACATCCACGTTTCTGTACCGCGAAAAATAATCCATAAGTTTATTCCCCGAGCTGTCCTTTCCGATAAAACCGAGAGGATATACCTGTGCCCCGAGCGAGAGGAGATTGTTGATGGTGTTCCCCGCACTGCCCGGGTATATTTTAGCTTCTTCGTATTTGACGACCACCACGGGCGCCTCCCGCGAGAGCCGGTAGGGTCTGCCGAAGATGTACACGTCTGCGATAATATCGCCGATCACGCAGATCTTCTTTCCTTTGAAACTGTCTACGATACCCGCAAAGCCTTTTATTTTAACGGCCGCTTTCATCTTGTCCCTTCTTTTCAACGATCCTCCCTACAATCTCGAACACTTCATCGGGAAGTATCTCCCTCATACATTCATGGTTCCTGTCGCAATTTTTCCTGTTGCACGGTCGACAGGAGATATCCCTGGAAACCTCATATGTGCAGGAGCTCGGATAGTCGGTATAGGTGTCATCCATGGGTCCGAGAAGAGCAACCGTCGGAGTCGACAGGGCGGCTGCCATGTGGCGTGGACCCGTGTCGTTACTGACCACGAACGATGCCCGGGAAAGGCAAACTTTCAAATCCCTCACGTTCATAGATTTTATTTCTATCAGGTCTTTGTTCTTCACGCCCTGACGGATCCTCTCGGCAAGTCTTTCTTCGCCTTTGCCCGGAAGCATGTAGAGTTTCATGCCATATGTTTCAATAATTCTGTCGGCAAGCTGCGAAAAGTGCTCCTCGGGCCAGCGTTTGGAGGGACCGTATTCGGCCCCTGCAATAAAGACCCCGTAGGGTCTCATAATGTCTGTGAATTTTTCGTCGAATTTATGCTCCTCGTCGTCCGTCACGAGAAGTACTGGAGCAGCGAGCGACCGGTTACCCCCGAGGACATCGAGGATTTTGAGATAATGCTCCACCATCGGTTGAGGCTTTTCATCGGTTTCCTTTATCTTTCGATTGAGCATGAAGCCCCTCTTGTTGCGGGCATAGCCAACCCTTTCCCGGATGCGGAGATTGTAGAAGAAAAAAGCCGAACGAAAGGAATGGGGCAAAGCAATGGCCCTCTTGAAAGCAACTTTCTTGAGGCGGCTCGCTCGATCCAGAGAGGCAATAATGCCCTTGTCGTCAATGGATACGAACCTGTCGAAAAGGTTAAGACCGTTATATACATGGATAGCGCTCGACTTCCCTACCCCCCATATTTCTCCATATTCATAAGCCCGAAGCGCATGG
This genomic interval carries:
- the waaF gene encoding lipopolysaccharide heptosyltransferase II, with the protein product MTGRTIVYLPNWLGDMVMAMPFLHALRAYEYGEIWGVGKSSAIHVYNGLNLFDRFVSIDDKGIIASLDRASRLKKVAFKRAIALPHSFRSAFFFYNLRIRERVGYARNKRGFMLNRKIKETDEKPQPMVEHYLKILDVLGGNRSLAAPVLLVTDDEEHKFDEKFTDIMRPYGVFIAGAEYGPSKRWPEEHFSQLADRIIETYGMKLYMLPGKGEERLAERIRQGVKNKDLIEIKSMNVRDLKVCLSRASFVVSNDTGPRHMAAALSTPTVALLGPMDDTYTDYPSSCTYEVSRDISCRPCNRKNCDRNHECMREILPDEVFEIVGRIVEKKGQDESGR
- a CDS encoding bifunctional ADP-heptose synthase, translated to MKAAVKIKGFAGIVDSFKGKKICVIGDIIADVYIFGRPYRLSREAPVVVVKYEEAKIYPGSAGNTINNLLSLGAQVYPLGFIGKDSSGNKLMDYFSRYRNVDVSGIIRVDGDTVTKTRILAGDTHTSKQQVIRIDKDENRPCTRSEKAQLMAKLVEIGPRADAFIVSDYGHGVVDNKIIEYMRTIAKGKPVVGDSRYGLKKFTGFSMITPNESEAYELAGVDEEAPIEAVGKKIMSSMNLKALLITRGNRGMTLFTKGGAMSHIPISGKDDVTDVTGAGDTVCAVAALSLASGADFLKASHIANYAAGVVVMKRGTATVSPLELKKAMV